A portion of the Drosophila innubila isolate TH190305 chromosome 3L unlocalized genomic scaffold, UK_Dinn_1.0 0_D_3L, whole genome shotgun sequence genome contains these proteins:
- the LOC117787976 gene encoding leucine-rich repeat-containing G-protein coupled receptor 6 isoform X2: MKDSTWSKSRHAKQKRNISYTAPAENNENGNNNNSNDINDDYEYNDDDYDDTDKNPETAANRQLDITPSTTTTTFRPIFSIPRRSSHVLEPSCPRSCLCMEDFKYVQCTHAQLTHVPLDLPKMVAIIDLSHNDIAELRAEDFANLSKVVEINLSHNLLKHVDKEAFNGLERLLRLRLANNQLTNIEPDTFAGATDLKLLDLSNNTILQHTDGSFVNQPSLTEFSCSNCSWTSLPEQIFMNISGLKVLRLDHNEFKRQINTKALTPLKNIIKLKLPELEQANIEELCKQLKSIDTISFKNFDVSCFELVLGTPFNESLIQATDSSIKRVTALTSTPRPATPLPPRTANRNRNNNNRHMANNGTAIVAKAGIMTEADVKSTTDKEEPYKVPISQETINTLLICILVLAIVGIVVGLICRKDIGGIKTKCCRTSKPEPKDQVHPTEEIPLNKLA; the protein is encoded by the exons ATGAAGGATTCAACTTGGTCAAAATCTCGACATGCCAAGCAAAAACGAAA tATTAGTTATACGGCGCCTGCGGAGAACAacgaaaatggcaacaacaacaatagcaacgaTATCAATGATGATTACGaatataatgatgatgattatgatgatacGGATAAAAATCCGGAGACTGCCGCTAATCGACAATTGGATATAAcaccatcaacaacaacaacaacatttcgaCCTATTTTTA GTATTCCTCGTCGCAGCAGCCATGTGTTAGAGCCAAGTTGTCCACGCAGCTGCCTTTGCATGGAGGATTTCAAGTATGTCCAGTGCACACATGCTCAACTGACCCATGTGCCACTGGACTTGCCCAAAATGGTAGCAATAATTGATTTGAGCCACAATGACATTGCTGAGCTGCGTGCCGAGGATTTTGCCAATTTATCCAAAGTGGTGGAAATCAATTTAAGTCACAATTTGCTCAAACATGTGGACAAGGAG GCATTCAATGGCTTGGAGCGTTTGCTTCGCCTGCGTTTGGCCAACAATCAATTGACCAATATCGAACCCGACACTTTTGCTGGTGCCACAGACTTGAAATTATTGGATCTGAGCAATAATACCATTTTACAACACACAGATGGCTCATTTGTGAATCAACCCAGTTTAACTGAATTCAGCTGCTCGAATTGCAGCTGGACGTCATTGCCAGAGCAGATATTCATGAATATAAGTGGCTTAAAGGTCCTGCGCTTGGATCACAACGAATTCAAACGG CAAATCAATACGAAAGCTTTAACACCGCTaaagaatataattaaattgaaactgCCCGAATTGGAACAAGCTAACATTGAGGAGCTTTGCAAACAACTCAAATCAATTGATACCATCagctttaaaaactttgatgtTAGCTGCTTTGAGCTCGTTCTCGGTACACCGTTTAACGAGAGTCTCATTCAGGCGACAGACTCGTCAATTAAGCGTGTGACGGCGTTGACCAGCACTCCGAGGCCAGCAACGCCCTTGCCGCCGCGCACAG CGAACCGCAAtcgtaacaacaacaacagacacatGGCCAACAACGGGACGGCAATTGTGGCCAAAGCGGGCATCATGACTGAAGCAGATGTGAAATCAACCACGGATAAGGAGGAGCCCTACAAGGTGCCCATCTCGCAGGAGACCATTAACACACTGCTCATCT GCATTTTGGTACTTGCCATTGTCGGCATCGTTGTGGGCTTAATTTGTCGGAAAGACATCGGTGGCATTAAGACAAAATGTTGCCGCACCAGCAAACCAGAGCCAAAGGATCAGGTGCATCCCACTGAGGAAATACCGCTTAATAAGTTAGCCTAA
- the LOC117787976 gene encoding leucine-rich repeat-containing G-protein coupled receptor 6 isoform X1, producing the protein MHVYYKFGLLLIFLLSVSISYTAPAENNENGNNNNSNDINDDYEYNDDDYDDTDKNPETAANRQLDITPSTTTTTFRPIFSIPRRSSHVLEPSCPRSCLCMEDFKYVQCTHAQLTHVPLDLPKMVAIIDLSHNDIAELRAEDFANLSKVVEINLSHNLLKHVDKEAFNGLERLLRLRLANNQLTNIEPDTFAGATDLKLLDLSNNTILQHTDGSFVNQPSLTEFSCSNCSWTSLPEQIFMNISGLKVLRLDHNEFKRQINTKALTPLKNIIKLKLPELEQANIEELCKQLKSIDTISFKNFDVSCFELVLGTPFNESLIQATDSSIKRVTALTSTPRPATPLPPRTANRNRNNNNRHMANNGTAIVAKAGIMTEADVKSTTDKEEPYKVPISQETINTLLICILVLAIVGIVVGLICRKDIGGIKTKCCRTSKPEPKDQVHPTEEIPLNKLA; encoded by the exons tATTAGTTATACGGCGCCTGCGGAGAACAacgaaaatggcaacaacaacaatagcaacgaTATCAATGATGATTACGaatataatgatgatgattatgatgatacGGATAAAAATCCGGAGACTGCCGCTAATCGACAATTGGATATAAcaccatcaacaacaacaacaacatttcgaCCTATTTTTA GTATTCCTCGTCGCAGCAGCCATGTGTTAGAGCCAAGTTGTCCACGCAGCTGCCTTTGCATGGAGGATTTCAAGTATGTCCAGTGCACACATGCTCAACTGACCCATGTGCCACTGGACTTGCCCAAAATGGTAGCAATAATTGATTTGAGCCACAATGACATTGCTGAGCTGCGTGCCGAGGATTTTGCCAATTTATCCAAAGTGGTGGAAATCAATTTAAGTCACAATTTGCTCAAACATGTGGACAAGGAG GCATTCAATGGCTTGGAGCGTTTGCTTCGCCTGCGTTTGGCCAACAATCAATTGACCAATATCGAACCCGACACTTTTGCTGGTGCCACAGACTTGAAATTATTGGATCTGAGCAATAATACCATTTTACAACACACAGATGGCTCATTTGTGAATCAACCCAGTTTAACTGAATTCAGCTGCTCGAATTGCAGCTGGACGTCATTGCCAGAGCAGATATTCATGAATATAAGTGGCTTAAAGGTCCTGCGCTTGGATCACAACGAATTCAAACGG CAAATCAATACGAAAGCTTTAACACCGCTaaagaatataattaaattgaaactgCCCGAATTGGAACAAGCTAACATTGAGGAGCTTTGCAAACAACTCAAATCAATTGATACCATCagctttaaaaactttgatgtTAGCTGCTTTGAGCTCGTTCTCGGTACACCGTTTAACGAGAGTCTCATTCAGGCGACAGACTCGTCAATTAAGCGTGTGACGGCGTTGACCAGCACTCCGAGGCCAGCAACGCCCTTGCCGCCGCGCACAG CGAACCGCAAtcgtaacaacaacaacagacacatGGCCAACAACGGGACGGCAATTGTGGCCAAAGCGGGCATCATGACTGAAGCAGATGTGAAATCAACCACGGATAAGGAGGAGCCCTACAAGGTGCCCATCTCGCAGGAGACCATTAACACACTGCTCATCT GCATTTTGGTACTTGCCATTGTCGGCATCGTTGTGGGCTTAATTTGTCGGAAAGACATCGGTGGCATTAAGACAAAATGTTGCCGCACCAGCAAACCAGAGCCAAAGGATCAGGTGCATCCCACTGAGGAAATACCGCTTAATAAGTTAGCCTAA